In the genome of Longimicrobium sp., the window CTGGTCAGGAACAGCGGCATCCCGGAGGAGAACCCCAGGACGAGCAGCGCGGCCATCTTTCGCTGTCCAAAGACGCTGAAGACGGACCGGGAAGCGTGTGGCTGGTTCACGGCGGTGTGAGTTCGCGGGAGCTGTGTGAGTGCCTGCGGCGCGGGGTCGCAAGTTCGGCACCAGACGTCCACATCCGCGCCGGGAGCGGGGGAACCCGCCGCTCGGAAAGCGGGAAGCCCCGACACGACGCCGCTGTCGCGTCGCCGTTCGGGGCTTCACCCGCACGCACACCACGCTTGCCGAAGCGCTTCTGTCATCCCGACGGAGCGGCCACGCCGTAGACCTCCCCTCGACGCGACCGGCAGCGACCGAGGGATCCGCCACACAGCGGTGGATCCACTCCACACCCTGCAAGCACGATCCTGTTCGTCTTCTCGTCCGCCGAACAGAACCGGGGCTCGGCCCGACAGAGAACGATGAGCGTCCCGCCGAATGTGTGGCGGATCCCTCAGTCGCTGCCAATTACGGCGTACGGGTAGGGTCGCCGGGGCCGCTCCCTCGGGATGACAGCGGGCGCCGCCGCCTGCCGGCGCGCAGTCCGTTTCTCCCTCTCTCCCGCGCAGTTTGCTGGGGAGAGGGCTGGGGAGAGGGGGCTCCCGCGGCATGCGCCGGCGCCCATCGAACCCCGACCGAAGTTCCCCCCTCTCCGCACGCAGTTTGTGCGGGGAGGGGCCGGGGGAGGGGCCTCTACCGGTCCAGCCCGCTCGCCAGCTCCACCAGCCCGCCCTCCGCCCCCGTCAGCCAAGCAACCGCAGCCTGCTGCATGATGGCCTCGCCGCCCCACGCGGCCAGCAGGTGGCGCGCGGTGGGAAGCTCGTGCGCCAGGCGCGGGTGGCTGAACAGGATCACCGTCGCGTCCGGGTGTGCCTCGGTGATCGTGCGCACCTTTTCCTGTGCCGCGGCCGAGATGCCCGGCCGCCCCTTCCACGCACGGATGTCTGAGTACACCGCCACCAGCGGCGCACCGTCGTCCGCGATCTCGATCCCGGCCGCGCGGAGGGCCGCGGGAAAGGCGTCGCGCGGATACGGGGGCCAGGGTCCGCCCAGGTCGTCCTCCACCTCTTCCAGCCGCACGCGCGCCGGCAGTTCCGGCGTCCCGCGGCAGACCCGGAGCGAGCGGACGGCGATATCCAGCGCCCAGCGCCGGTCGTCGTCCCCGCCGTAGCCGCCCTCGGGAACGCTGGCGCACTTCTCCGCGGCCGCGGCGGTGCGGTTCAGCGCATCCTCCACCCGCTCGCGGCTCAGCCGCCCATCGCCGATGGCCGCCTGCACCTCGCGGATCACCGCCTCGGCGTCCTGCGGATACAGCAGCACGTCGCACCCGGCGGCCAGGGCCTGCACCGAGGCCTTCGCCTCGCTGCCGCCCTCCGTCAGCCCCTCCATGATGATGGCGTCGGTCACCACCAGCCCCTCGAAGCCGATCTCGTCGCGCAGCAGGTCCACCAGGATACGCGTGGAGAGCGTGGCGGGCTGCCCGTCGGGGTCCAGCGCGGGGTAGGCCACGTGGGCCGTCATCACCGAGTCAACCCCCGCCTGCGAGGCCGAGCGGAAGGGAGCCAGGTCCTTTTCCAGCGCCGCGCGATCCACGCGAACGGTGGGCTTCTCCACGTGCGAGTCGCCGACTGTGCGCCCGTGCCCCGGAAAGTGCTTGGCGCACGACAGGGCGCCGCCGCGCGCGCACCCCCGCACCCAGGCCGCCACGTGCAGCGCCACGTTGTCGGGGTCCGTCCCGAACGCCCGCACCCCGATGATGGGGTTCTCAGGCTCCAGGTCCACGTCGGCCACGGGGGCGTAGATCCAGTTGACGCCCAGCGCCCGCGCCTCGCGCGCCGTCAGCTCGCCGGCGCGTTCGGTGATGGCGGGGTCGTTCAGCCATCCGATGGCGGCGGCGGGGGGCAGCGGCGTCGCGCCGCGGAACTGCTGTCCGGCGCCGCGCTCCAGGTCGCTCGCGATCAGCAGGGCGTGGCGCGAGCGGCTGTGCAGCTCCGAGGTGAGCGCGCGCACCGCGTCTACCGGGCCGCCGAACAGGATGAACCCGCCCACGCCCATCTCCAGCCCGCGCTCGATGGCGTCGCGGTACCCGTCCCACCCGATCTCGCTGCTCCACCGGACCGCGGGCAGCAGCAGCCTCGCGACGTTCAGACCCTCGTAGCTCATCGATTCCGATTCTGTCGTTGTCGTAAAGCGCGGGAGGCCCCTCCCCCGGCCCCTCCCCGCACAAACTCCGTGCGGAGAGGGGAGAACTTCGATCGCGGTTCGACGGGCTGTGGCTCATGCCGCGGCCGCCCCCCATCCCCAACCCTTCCCCCGCAAACTGCGCGGGGGAAGGGAGTCAGCCCTGCGCGCTCCCGCGGGCGTGGTGCACGGCACCGTCCCGCCCAGTCGCGCAGGCGGACTTCGTGACGTGCCAGCAGCGGTTTCAACCACCGGGATCGGCCCGGCGTGCCGCACCATCCCCACCCACACACCGAAGCCCGAAGTGTACCCCCTCTCCCACGCTGTTTGTGGGAGAGGGTCGCACGCGTGTCAGCGCGGCGGGGTGAGGGCCCCACGGGTGAGGGCCCGCCGCGCCGACGCAACCTGCGGTCCAACGGTTCTGGGGAGACGCGATCCGGCGGGAGGGAGAAGCCGGATCAGGGCTGCGGAGGCGAATCGACCGGCCCGGGAAGGATGAACGGCGTGATGCCCGGCCCGCGCAGCACGAACCCCTCGGCCCCCTCGCCCACCACCATCCACCTCACCGGCGACGCCCCGCGCCTCACCTCGGGCCGCGCCGTCGCCGTGATCCGGCCGACCACCTCGGTGGCGGTGCTCGAGAACGAGGCGCGCAGCACCTCGTAGTCCAGCTCGGTGGCGTCGCCGCCCAGCTGCCGGCGCGCGCCGGGCACCTCGCGCACGAAGACGAAGCCGCCGGTAAAGGGCACCACGCGGGGCGCCACGCCGGGCCCCAGCGTCACCGTGTTGCCGGTGCGCAGGTCGCGGATGCGGATCTCGCGGTCGGCCTCGAACACCACGACCGAGCGCGTCGCGTCGAAGAACCCGGGCACCACGTTCCCCACCACCTCCACCTGCTGGCCCAGCGGCACCAGCGACGGGGAGCCCCGCACCTCCACCCACAGCGCTCCCACCTGCACCCCTCCCAGCGAGTCGGTCCACGCCGGATGGAAGACGATGGTGGGCGCGTCCTCCGGCCCGCTGGTGCGCAGGTCCCGGCGGGCGTCGCGCGTCAGCGGGGCGCCGCGCGCCTCCAGCAGCTCCAGCACCTGGCGCGCGATGGTGCGTACCTCGGCATTGTCATCTCGCGCCACCATCGTGCGCACCAGCGGCGCATCCTCCACGTCCAGCCGCTGCAGCACCGTCAGCCGCACCAGGGACGACGGGTCGCCCGCCGCGGCCCGCAGCGCGTTGCGTGCCCCCGCCGAGTCGGGGAGGAATCGCTGGAGGGCACGGGCCGCCGCGGCGCGAATCACGTCGCTCGGGCTGCCGGTCAGCTGGCGGCGGATCAGGTCCAGCGACCCCGCCGCCCGCCGCTCGGCCAGCAGGGCGATGGCGTTGCCGCGCACGTTCTCGTCCGCCTCGGCGTCTTCCACCAGGCCGATGAGAATGGCGTCGAGCTCCGGCCCCAGCACCTCCAGGCGCGCCCGCGCGCGGAAATAGGCGGGCGAGGGCTCGTCCACGTCCAGCACCCGCCTGACGTCGGCCATCATGGGCCGCGAGCCGTGGCGGGTGGCGCCGGGGCCGCCCCACAGCACGCATCCACCCAGCGCGGCCATGCCCGCCAGCGCGAACGCGCGGCGGGCCAGGCGGCTAAGGGCGGAGGTGCGGTGCGGCGGCATCGGCCTCGGGGTCATCGGGTCAGGCGCCAGGCGTCAGCGAGCCCAGCACGCGGGGGCCGGCGGCTCCCGTGGCGGACGGCACGTTGGCGGGAATGCCCTTCAGGTGCGCCCACGCCAGCAGGGCGAAGGCCACGGCTTCCTTCGCATCGGGATCAACGCCCAGCCCCCCCCCATCCGTGACAGGCAGCGGGGCCAGCAGCTCGCGGATGCGCCCCGCCAGCGTGGGATTGCGCGCCCCGCCCCCCGTCAGCATCACCTCGGCGATGCCCAGAGGGATCACCCAGCGCTGGTATGCGTCGGCGACGGTGCGGGCGGTAAGCTCCGTCAGCGTGGCGACCAGGTCCATCCAGTCCTGGTCGCCCTCGGGCTTGATGGCCTCCACCAGCCGCTCCACGAACGGCCGGCCGAACTCTTCGCGCCCGGTGGACTTGGGCGGCTCGGCGGCAAAGTACGGGTGCCGCAGAAGGTCCTGCAGCAGCGCGGGATCCACCGTCCCGCGCGCCGCCAGCCGGCCGTCCTTGTCGTAGCGGTGGCGGCCGCCCGTGGCGATCTCCACCGCGGCGTCGATCAGCGAGTTGGCGGGGCCCGTGTCGAAGGCGAACACCTGCTCGCCGCTTTCCTTCGGCGGCACGCGGGTGACGTTGCCGATGCCGCCCAGGTTCTGCAGCGCCCGTGCCTGGTCCGGCAGCGCGTACAGCAGCTGGTCGACCCACGGCACCAGCGGGGCGCCCTGCCCGCCCGCCGCCACGTCGCGCGGGCGGAAGTCGGCGACGACGGGGCGGCCGGTGCGCTCGGCGATGGTCGCCGGGTCGCCCAGCTGTAGCGTAGCGCCCCGGCGTCCATTCGCCGGCGGGCGGTGCCACACCGTCTGCCCGTGCGAGCCGATGGCGTCAACCCGCTCGACCGGCGTGCCCGTCCGTTCGCAGACCGCCAGCGCCGCCTCGGCCAGCCACTCGCCGAGGTCGGCGTGCAGGTCGCAGAGCGCTTCCGCCGTGCCCGCCAGGATGGCGTCGTGGATGGCCGTCCGGCGCGCCTCGGTAAACGCGAGCGTGACGAAGCCCTCCATCCGCACGGCGACATCGTCCGTCGTCTCGCCCGAGACCTCGACGAGGGCGGCGTCGATGCCGTCCAGCGAGGTGCCCGACATCAGGCCGACGATGCGCACGGGTCAGCCGTCCCGGCCGGCCTGGCGCACGCGGGCCAGCCGCTCGCCGTCGGCATCCACAACCGCGCTCACCAGCTGGTACATGGTCACCGGCTCGCCGTCCACCTCGGCGCGCCAGTCCCATACGTTGATCCCGCGCCGCTGCAGCATGGCAAAGTTGCGGGCCCGGCGCGAGGCGAACGCGACCAGGTAGCGCTTGCCCACGTCGTGCTCGTTGGGAAGCTGCAGCAGGAAGTCGCCGCCCCGCGCCAGCGGCCGGCCCTCGGAAAGCGCCTCGATGGCCTGCCCCAGCCACTCGTCGGAAAGCACCGCCGTCTTCAGCTCGGGAAGGAGCGAGGCACCGCGCCCGCCCACGTCTTCCACCGCCAGCGCCAGGGCGCGCGGGGCGATCTCCAGCCGAAGGAGCAGGTCTTCCCACTCCACCTCGGAGGGCGGGCGCTGGGGAAAGCGGTCGAACCCGCCGGGGAACGGCGTCATCGCGCGCGGCTTTCCTTCAGCACCTCGCCCACGCGGCCGCCGTGGCGCGCCAGCTCGGCCGAGGCACGCTCGCGGTCGGCGCCCGTCCACTTCATCACCATCGCCAACTTTACGCTTCCGCCGGACGCCTTGAGCAGCGCGCGGGCCGGCTCGCGCTCCAGGTCCAGCGTTTCCATCAAAATGCGCTCGCTGCGGTCGCGCAGCTTTTCGTTGGTGGCGCGCAGGTCGATCATCAGGTTGCCGTACACCTTGCCCAGCCGGATCATGGCGCCCGTGGTCACCATGTTCAGCACCAGCTTGGTGGCCGTTCCCGCCTTCATCCGCGTGGACCCAGTCACCACCTCGGGGCCCACCAGGACGGAGATCACCACGTCGTACACCTGCAGCATCCACTCGTCGGGATGGGTGCACAGGAGAAAGCCGGTGCGTGCGCCGCGCTGCTTGGCCCGCGTCAGCGCACCGTGCACGTACGGCGTGCTCCCGGACGCAGCGATGCCGAAGATGAAGTCGTGGGGCCCCACCTCGCGCGCGTCCATCTCCTCGCACCCCGCCTCGCGGCTGTCCTCGGCGCCCTCCACCGCGTTCAGCAGGGCCGTGTATCCGCCGGCGATGATCCCCTGCACCATCTGTGGATCGATGCCGTAGGTGGGCGGCATCTCCGACGCGTCCAGCACGCCCAGCCGCCCGCTGGTGCCGGCACCCACGTAGATCAGCCGGCCGCCCTTGCGGAAGGCCGCCTCGGCGAGCTCGATCGCCCGGGCGACGGCGTCGATCTGGGCGGCCACGGCGGGCGCCACCTTCTGGTCTTCGAGGTTGATGATGCGGGCGATTTCCAGCGCCGACAAGCGGTCGATTTCCGCGGTGGCGGGGTTGCGCTGCTCGGTGAGCCGGGGGTCCAGCGGCGGCCTGGGAGTCATCCGTCGGTGACGCGGGGGAAGTACGGAGCCGGACGCAACGTGCGCCGTTCCGAAGGGGAACGCAAGGAAGGTTCCGGGTCGCCGCCCGGTTGCCCCCGCCGCGCTCCGCCGTAGTTTAGATCCGGCAACGTACGGCACCCGCGCCGTGCCGACCAGTCCCCTGCTGCCAGGCGGCCGAACCGTGACCACGATCTTCCGCGCGCTCCCGCTGCTCCTCCTCACCCTGGCGCCCGCTGCCTGCGGCCCGTCCGGCCCCGCGCGCGCCGAGGCGGCGGCCGACGACACCGTCCGGTTCGCCGCCGACTGGGAGTTTCCGCGCGGCTCCATCTCGCCCACCCTGGCTGCGCGAGGGATGGTGGTGACGACGGACCGCGTGGCCAGCGAGGTGGGCGCCGAGGTCCTGCGCCGCAACGGCAACGCGGTGGACGCGGCCGTGGCCACCCACTTCGCCCTGGCCGTGGTGAACCCCGAGGCCGGGAACATCGGCGGCGGCGGGTTCATGGTGGTGCGCATGGCCGACGGCACCACGGCGTCGCTGGATTTCCGCGAGGCGGCACCCCTTGCCGCCACCCGCGACATGTTCCTGGACTCGCTGGGCAACGTGTCGGACTCCCTCTCCATCGTCGGCCACAAGGCCGCGGGGGTGCCGGGCTCGGTCGCGGGGATGTGGGAGGCGCACAAGCGCTTCGGCTCGCTGCCCTGGGCCGAGCTGGTGCAGCCCGCCATCGCCCTCGCCGAGGGGATCGTGGTGCACGAGCGCTTGGCCAGCTCGCTTCGCTCGTACGAAGACCGGCTGAGCCGCTATCCCGGCACGGCGAAGGTGTTCGTTCCCACCGGCCGGGTGCCGCGCACGGGCGAGCGGCTCGTGCAGGCGGACCTGGCGGAGACCTTCCGCCGCATCGCCGCCGAGGGGATGGACGGCTTCTATCGCGGCCGCACGGCGGAGCTGGTGGAAGCGGAGATGAAGCGCGGGGGCGGGCTGATCACCCGCGAAGACATGGCGCGCTACAAGGCGGTCTGGCGCGACCCGGTGAACTTCGGGTACCGCGGCCACCAGGTGATCTCCATGCCGCCGCCGTCCTCCGGCGGGGTGACGATGGCGGAGATCCTGAACATCCTGGAGGGATACGACGTACCGCGGATGGGCTACCTGTCGCCCGAGCACGTCCACGCCTTCACCGAGGCCACCCGCCGCGCCTACGCGGACCGCAACGCGTACCTGGGCGATCCCGACTTCGTGCGCATGCCCACGGAGCGCATGGTGTCGGACGCCTACGCCGCCGAGCGCCGCCGGGGGATCGACCGCGCGCGCGCCACGCCCTCCACGCAGGTGGCGCCGGGGCTGGGCGCGCCGGCCGAGGGCGAGCACACCACGCACTACTCCATCGTGGACGCGCGCGGCAACGCCGTGGCGGTGACGACGACCATCAACTCGCTGTACGGCAACCTGGTGACGGTGGAGGGCGCCGGGTTCCTGCTGAACAACGAGATGGACGACTTCACCAGCAAGCCGGGGGTGCCCAACCAGTTCGGGCTGGTGCAGGGCGCGGCGAACTCCGTGCAGCCCGGCAAGCGGATGCTGTCGGCGATGACCCCCACCATCGTGCTGGACCCGGCGGGCAAGGTGCTGCTGGTGACGGGAACACCGGGGGGATCCACGATCATCACGTCGGTGGCGCAGATCGTCAGCAACGTGGTGGACTTCCGGATGGACGTGGCGACGGCGACGCTGGCACCGCGGCTTCACCACCAGCACCTTCCCGACACCCTGCGCTACGAGCGCAACGGCCTGACCGACGCCACGGCGGCGCGGCTGCGCGCCATGGGGCACGCGGTAACGGAGCGCGGGGGATTCCAGGGCGACGTGCAGTCCATCATCGTGCTGCCCAACGGCTACCAGTCCGGCGTAGCGGACCCCCGCCGCGGCGGCGCCGCCGTCGGCGTGGGCGAGGTGAGGCGCGTGGTGCAGTAGAGACCGCGTTCCGCCGACGAAGGAGAGGGCCGCCCCTGGTACCGGGGCGGCCCTTCGTTATTTAGCACGAGCATACACGAGAGCAACAAGAATCTGGACGGGGGTGTGGACGGATGTTACAGTGCTCGTCCTTCGCCCCGCGGGGCCCTCACCCGTCCTCGCTTAGGCTCGTCCACCCTCTCCCACAAACAGCGTGGGAGAGGGGGTACACTTCTAAGTTCGGTGCGAGGTCTGGTATGAAGCAGAGCCGGCATTCGTCGCGAGAGGTGCGCGCCGCCGCCCGGGCGCTTCGGCGGGCGGAGACTCCTGCTGAGGAGAAGCTGTGGCGCGTGCTCCGGGGACGGGCGGTGAACGGGCTCAAGTTCCGCCGCCAGCACCCGCTGCACTCCTGCGTGCTCGACTTCTTCTGTGCCGAGGTGGGACTCTGCGTAGAACTCGACGGCAGCGTTCACGATGATCCACTCCAGCGCGAGCGCGACGATGTCCGCACCGCACATCTGGCAGCCCACGGCATCCGCGTGATGCGCTTCCGCAACGAAGAAGTCCTGCACGATCTCCCCTCCGTGCTCCAGCGCATCGCGAGAGCCGCTACGCGGAACCACGCGCCCGCACCAGACTGAAGTGTACCCCCTCTCCCACGCTGTTTGTGGGAGAGGGTGGACGCGTGTCAGCGCGGACGGGTGAGGGCCCCACGGCAGCCGAGGACGCGCCCCCCGGCCCCGTGTGCACCTCACCCCGTCCTCGTGTTCGCCACCAGGGACGCAGCCCGCCCCCGCCGCCCCATTTTGCCGCCGCGTTCCCGATTTCCGTGCAATCGCCCCCGGATCAGAGGCGAAGCCCCATCGCGGACGAAAGCCGCGCCGGGGCTTTCATGGCACGTACGGCTGGCGGCGCCCAAGAACGATTTCTGCATGGCCGGGCGATCGTGATTCAAGCACCCGCTATCTCCCCGACCGAGCTCGCGCTCCTCGTCCGCGAGAGCGGCACCTGCGCCGCCGCGTTCCACGCCCTGCTGGAACCGCTGCGCGAGGCGGCGCTCATCCACGGTGCGTGGTGGGTGGGCGGCAGCTCGCCCGCGGCGTGGCCGGAAGGCTCGGCGCCCCCCGCCCTCGCCACCTCGCCTGCAGGCGTTTCCTGCCACGGAACGGAGCGCGGCGCCGCCCTGGTGCTGGCCCTGGGGGGACCGCTGGGAAGCGTGGTGGTGCTGGCCGAGCGCGAGGCGTTCGGCGTGCCCCTCGGCCCGGATGGCGGGTGGGAGCGGGTGCGGCTGGCGCTTCACGCCGTCGCCCAGCGGGAGCGCGAGCGCACCGAGGTGGAGGCCGAGCGCGAAACCCTGCTGCGCCGCGCGGAGGAAAGCGAGGCCCTTCACATCCTGGGGCTGGCGGCCAACCGCACCCTGGACCCCGACGAGGTCCTGACCCTGGTCGCCCGCTTCACCCGCACGCTGCTGGGCGCGCACTACGTGACCGTCAGCACGCGCGAGGGAGACAACGTGCGGACCATGGCGGCCGTGGGGCTGCGCACCGACGCGCCGGTGCTGGACGACGACCCGTTCGCCCGGCGGGTGATCGAGGCCGAGAACCCCATCTCCCTCGGCGGCGCGGACGGCCTTGCCCCGGCCGAATACCCGTTCCACGCCAGCGAGCAGATGCAGGCCGGCCTCGGCGTTCCGCTGGCGCTGTTCGGAAGCACGTTCGGGGCGCTGGTGATCGGCTACCGGCGCGCCTACCAGCCGTCGCCGCAGGACACGCGGCTGGCGCTCACCCTGGCCGGGCACGCCGCGGTCGCCATCTCCAACGCCCGCCTTCACCGCGCCCTTGCTGGGCGGGGCGAGGAGCTGGCGCACGCTCTGGACGAGCTGCGCGAAACGTCGGGGGCCAAGGAGCGCTTCTTCGCGTCCATGAGCCACGAGCTGCGCACGCCGCTGAACGGCATCCTGGGATACCAGGCGCTGCTCCTCGACGGATTGGCCGGCGACATCCCGCCGACGGCCCGCGGTTTCCTGGAAAAGGCCAGCACCGCCGGCCGCAACCTGCTGCGCATCGTCGACGACATCCTGGACTACGCCAAGATCGAGGCCGGCCGCGTGCAGCTCACCATCCAGCCCGCCGCCGTCCGCGAGCTCGTGGAAGACGCGGCCGCCACCCTGCAGCCCGTGGCGGATGAAAAGGGCGTGCGCCTGTCGCTGCAGAAGCCGCCGTGCGCCTCCTTCATCAACACCGACGCGGCGCGGGTGCGGCAGATCCTGGTGAACCTGCTTTCGAACGCGGTGAAGTTCACCCCGCCGGGCGGCGAAGTGTCGGTTTCCGCCGACGCGCTGGGCGACGCCGGCGTGGAGCTGCGGGTGCGCGACACCGGCCCGGGCATCGCGCCCGAAGACCAGCAGCGCATCTTCCACGAGTTCGAGCAGGTGCGCGGCACGCGGGGAGGAACCGGGCTGGGGCTGCCTATTTCCCGCAAGCTGGCGAAGATGCTGGGGGGCGACCTGGTGGTGGAGAGCCGCGTGGGCGAGGGCTCCAGCTTCATCGTTCGCCTGCCTGCCGCCGCGCCGGCGGGCACGCCGATTGCGAAATGAGCGGCTCGCGGTAAACGGATTGTTTCCTCCAGCAGGCAGTCGGACGATGTACACGCTCCGCACTACGCTACGCTTCGCCCTGCTCGCCACTCTGGCGGGCGCGGCAGCTTCGTGCGCCGACAGCCCGGCCGCGCTGCCGGCGCCGGGCGCGCCCGCTTCGCTGGCGCGCTTCAGCGGCGCGGCCCCGCTGGAGTGCCCGGTGTCCACCGCCACCAGTGCCACGGCTACCATCGGGGCCCTCGGCGGCATCCTGGAGGCCGGAGGCCACCGGGTGATCATCCCCGCGAACGCGGTGCTGTTCCCCACCCGCTTCACCATGACGGTTCCGGCGTCGCGGTACGTGGAAGTGGACGTGAAGGCCGCGGGGCTGGAGCACTTCGAGTTTCTGCAGCCGGTGGTGATGTCGCTGAGCTACGCGCGCTGTACCCGCACCGACATCGACCGGGAAAGCCTGCGGATCTACTACGTCGATTCCCAGACGCGGGAGATCCTGGAGGACAAGGGCGGCGTCGACAACAAGCTCACCCGCACGGTCACCACGGTTACGGACCACTTCAGCGGATACCTGATCGGACAGGGCCGCAGCGGCGACTCGGGCGGCGACGGCAGCAACTGACCGCCGCCCGCGCTGCGAGCATGGGGCCCCGCGGCAGAACGTCGCGGGGCCCGTTTCGTTGATGGCGACCATCCCCAGTGCCGATGAGTTCATGACGGACGACACGGCCGCGCTGCAGGCGCAGGCGTCCAGGCTGGAGCGGGAGGGCGACTGGCCGGCCGCCAGCGCGGCGTACGCGGCGGTGTTCCACGCATCCGTCCGCGGGGGCGACATCGCCCCCGCGGCCGACGCGGTGCGCGGGCAGGCACGCATCCGGCAGCAGGAAGAGCGCTGGGAAGAGGCCGAGGAGCTGGCGGAGCTCAGCCTGGAGCTGGCCGAGCGCAACGGGCTGCGGCAGGCGGCGGCGCGTGCCGTCAACACCTGCGCCGCCATCCGCTACTTCCAGCGCCAGTACGAGCCGGCGCGCACGCTGTTCGAGGCCGCGCTGGAGCGCGCGCTGGACGTGGGCGACGACGCGCTGATCGGGTGGGCGTGCCTGAACCTGGGCGTGGTGGCCAACATCCGCGGCGACCTGCGCGAGGCCCGCACGCGCTACCTGGAGGGGATCGGCTCGTTCGTGCGGTCGGGCGACAAGCAGAACGCCGCCCTGGTGTACAACAACCTGGGGATGGTGTGCGCCGACCTGAACGAATGGCTGGAGGCGCAGGTGTGCTTCGAGCGGGCCATCGAGATCGCCGGGCGGATGTCGGGCACCCCCCTGCTGGCGCGCATGTACGCCAACCGCGCCGAGCCGCTGCTGCGCCTGCGCAAGGTGCGCGAGGCCCGCGAGTCGCTGGACCGCGCCGAGCAGCTGGCCCTGCGCGTGGGGGCGCACGGCGCGTTGTCTGACGTGGCGCGCTTTCGCGGCATGGTGTCACGCGCCGAGGGCGCCCTGGGTGACGCCGAAGCGCACCTGGCGCGCGCCGTCGAGATCGCCCGCGACGCGGAGCTGGAGCTGGAAGAAGCCGAGGCCCTGCGCGAAATGGGCGACCTGCAGCGCCTCCGCGGCCGCGAGCACGAGGCGCGCACGTCGCTGGAGCGCGCCCGCGAGCTGTTCACCCGCATCGGCGCCGACCGCGACGCCGAGCGCGTCGCCGAGATGCTCTGGGAAGACGAGCCGGTGGCCGCGTAGGGTTTTCGTCCTCGGCATCGACATGCCGATGCCGAGGCACGCGCGGGGTCTACTCGCCTGGGAGTTCCAGCCCTTCGGATTGGGCCAGCAGCTCGTCCCAATCTCCCGGAGGCGCCCCGGCTTCGAGCATCCGCTGGAAGACGGCATAGGCATCTGAACGCGCACCGCGGGCGCGGAGCGTGTCGTCGTCGTTCACCCAAGCGTACACGATCACGCGAGTGTCAGAGCGAAATCGGAAGAACAGGCGATATCGTTCGTAAAACCCCGCGGAGAACCAGTGCCTGTTCTCCCTGCCTAGCGTATTTCCCTGCCGAAACTCCGGCGAGTTGGGGTTCGCCGGGATGATTTCTGTGATCAGGCGGTAGATCGCGGCCAGCCGCTTCGTCGAGCGGTGCGACTGGAAATTCCGTGGATCGGCAGGCTCGAGCTGCTCCACCTCGCGGATGAGATCGGCGAAAAGTTGCCCAAACGCCCGCCACTGGTAGAGCTTCCACCCGTTCCTGGCCGGTGGCTCGCGCGGGTTGTCAGGCGCACTCGAGCGATGGCGGAGGCCCGTCACTTAGTCGAGCGGTGCATCCAGGTTCACCTGCATGCCACCCACCAGCCGCTCCGCGCGCGCAAGAAGGTCTGCTGACAGCGGCTGGATGCTTTCCGGGTTGTCGAGCATGTCGCGCTCGATGAACGAAAGGAATGCGCCGAGCACAGGGTCGTCGCCCGGAACCCACTGCTTCTCACTCTCGACCGTGCGGACCAGGAGCACACCCGGACCGATGTA includes:
- a CDS encoding HAMP domain-containing sensor histidine kinase — its product is MIQAPAISPTELALLVRESGTCAAAFHALLEPLREAALIHGAWWVGGSSPAAWPEGSAPPALATSPAGVSCHGTERGAALVLALGGPLGSVVVLAEREAFGVPLGPDGGWERVRLALHAVAQRERERTEVEAERETLLRRAEESEALHILGLAANRTLDPDEVLTLVARFTRTLLGAHYVTVSTREGDNVRTMAAVGLRTDAPVLDDDPFARRVIEAENPISLGGADGLAPAEYPFHASEQMQAGLGVPLALFGSTFGALVIGYRRAYQPSPQDTRLALTLAGHAAVAISNARLHRALAGRGEELAHALDELRETSGAKERFFASMSHELRTPLNGILGYQALLLDGLAGDIPPTARGFLEKASTAGRNLLRIVDDILDYAKIEAGRVQLTIQPAAVRELVEDAAATLQPVADEKGVRLSLQKPPCASFINTDAARVRQILVNLLSNAVKFTPPGGEVSVSADALGDAGVELRVRDTGPGIAPEDQQRIFHEFEQVRGTRGGTGLGLPISRKLAKMLGGDLVVESRVGEGSSFIVRLPAAAPAGTPIAK
- a CDS encoding tetratricopeptide repeat protein, giving the protein MTDDTAALQAQASRLEREGDWPAASAAYAAVFHASVRGGDIAPAADAVRGQARIRQQEERWEEAEELAELSLELAERNGLRQAAARAVNTCAAIRYFQRQYEPARTLFEAALERALDVGDDALIGWACLNLGVVANIRGDLREARTRYLEGIGSFVRSGDKQNAALVYNNLGMVCADLNEWLEAQVCFERAIEIAGRMSGTPLLARMYANRAEPLLRLRKVREARESLDRAEQLALRVGAHGALSDVARFRGMVSRAEGALGDAEAHLARAVEIARDAELELEEAEALREMGDLQRLRGREHEARTSLERARELFTRIGADRDAERVAEMLWEDEPVAA
- a CDS encoding type II toxin-antitoxin system YhaV family toxin, which produces MTGLRHRSSAPDNPREPPARNGWKLYQWRAFGQLFADLIREVEQLEPADPRNFQSHRSTKRLAAIYRLITEIIPANPNSPEFRQGNTLGRENRHWFSAGFYERYRLFFRFRSDTRVIVYAWVNDDDTLRARGARSDAYAVFQRMLEAGAPPGDWDELLAQSEGLELPGE
- a CDS encoding type II toxin-antitoxin system PrlF family antitoxin, with translation MPYKGRFTRTGNSKSFAFESALFRSHPEFDSRNVEADYIGPGVLLVRTVESEKQWVPGDDPVLGAFLSFIERDMLDNPESIQPLSADLLARAERLVGGMQVNLDAPLD